In Elaeis guineensis isolate ETL-2024a chromosome 1, EG11, whole genome shotgun sequence, a genomic segment contains:
- the LOC105039250 gene encoding anthocyanidin 3-O-glucosyltransferase 7, which translates to MGSHERRRHDAPHVALLAFPFGTHAAPLYSLARALAAAAPGAAFSFLNSARSNASLARSAAAAGQAPDNLRVYDVTDGCPTGYELPADDPEEKVRLFLGVTPGNFLVAMAAAEDGGGRKVSCLVSDAFLWIAGKMAEEMGVPWVPLWTGGPASLAAHLHTDLLRLTIGAGKQAIPARADQHLNFVPGLSYLRVRDLPEGVVFGNLNSEFSRLLHRMADELPRAAAVALNTFAGLDPALDAEFSAQFNTSLPVGPLNLVAPIPAGPDRHACLPWLDSQAPASVAYVSFGTVISPPPAELAELAAGLEASGAPFLWSLKDEWRARLPAGFLDRTGSRGLVVPWVPQVDVLGHVASGAFVTHCGWNSVVESLAGGVPMVCRPFLGDQRINARVVSQVWEVGVGFEGGALTCGGVKEALDLVLRTEEGKRMRERAGELRKKAVRAVGPGGSSVQNFKALVGIVTGN; encoded by the exons ATGGGCTCCCACGAACGCCGGCGGCACGACGCCCCGCATGTGGCGCTCCTCGCCTTCCCCTTTGGCACCCACGCTGCCCCGCTCTACTCCCTCGCCCGGGCCCTCGCCGCCGCCGCCCCCGGCGCGGCCTTCTCCTTCCTCAACTCTGCCCGGTCCAATGCCTCCCTCGCTCGCTCCGCCGCAGCCGCGGGCCAGGCCCCGGACAACCTCCGGGTCTACGATGTCACCGACGGGTGCCCGACGGGCTACGAGCTCCCCGCCGACGACCCGGAGGAGAAGGTGCGGCTGTTCCTGGGGGTGACGCCGGGGAACTTCCTGGTGGCAATGGCGGCGGCGGAGGATGGCGGAGGACGGAAGGTGAGCTGCTTGGTGAGCGACGCGTTCCTTTGGATCGCGGGGAAGATGGCGGAGGAGATGGGGGTGCCGTGGGTCCCTCTCTGGACTGGAGGGCCCGCAAGCCTCGCGGCCCACCTCCACACCGATCTCCTCCGCCTGACGATCGGAGCAGGAAAGCAAG CTATCCCTGCCCGGGCGGACCAACACCTAAACTTCGTCCCTGGCCTCTCCTACCTGCGGGTTCGAGACCTCCCAGAAGGCGTCGTCTTCGGCAACCTCAACTCCGAATTCTCCCGCCTCCTCCACAGAATGGCCGACGAGCTTCCCCGCGCTGCTGCTGTTGCTCTCAACACCTTCGCTGGCCTCGACCCCGCCCTTGACGCCGAGTTCTCGGCCCAGTTCAACACCTCCCTCCCGGTGGGTCCCCTCAACCTCGTCGCCCCCATCCCAGCCGGACCGGACCGCCACGCCTGCCTCCCCTGGCTCGACAGCCAGGCCCCCGCCTCCGTGGCCTACGTCAGCTTTGGCACCGTCATATCTCCGCCGCCGGCGGAACTGGCGGAGCTGGCAGCTGGCCTCGAGGCCAGCGGCGCGCCCTTCCTCTGGTCCTTGAAGGACGAGTGGAGGGCGCGTCTCCCGGCGGGGTTCCTGGACCGGACTGGCTCTCGAGGGCTCGTGGTGCCGTGGGTCCCGCAGGTGGACGTATTGGGACACGTGGCATCCGGGGCGTTCGTGACGCACTGCGGGTGGAACTCCGTGGTGGAGAGCCTCGCAGGCGGCGTGCCTATGGTGTGCCGGCCATTCCTCGGGGACCAGCGGATCAACGCCCGCGTGGTGTCGCAAGTGTGGGAGGTTGGGGTCGGGTTCGAGGGGGGTGCTCTCACGTGCGGCGGGGTGAAGGAGGCTTTGGACCTGGTTCTGAGgacggaggaagggaagagaatgAGGGAGCGAGCGGGCGAGCTGAGAAAGAAGGCGGTTCGGGCAGTCGGACCGGGTGGCAGCTCGGTCCAGAATTTCAAGGCTCTCGTAGGGATTGTCACGGGCAATTAA